The following are encoded together in the Malaya genurostris strain Urasoe2022 chromosome 3, Malgen_1.1, whole genome shotgun sequence genome:
- the LOC131439023 gene encoding uncharacterized protein LOC131439023 — MSKCYTARVDWLWIISILLLNVSLSHQWGFWFGGGQTGELSAFGGAIGPNDILCAKKLIGRGTKLPINIPFSISIPIRAYYAEAVEYDRRGFMVGIKNGALNTNSITLFISGPRTLPYFVIVDFYCTP; from the exons ATGAGTAAGTGCTATACGGCTAGAGTCGACTGGTTGTGGATCATTTCTATCCTGCTGCTGAACGTGAGCCTATCGCATCAGTGGGGATTTTGGTTCGGTGGAGGTCAAACCGGTGAATTGAGCGCTTTCGGAGGAGCAATCGGTCCGAACGACATTCTATGCGCCAAGAAGCTGATCGGTCGGGGGACGAAACTACCGATCAATATTCCGTTCTCCATATCG ATTCCGATCCGGGCTTACTACGCTGAAGCAGTCGAGTACGACAGACGGGGATTTATGGTGGGCATAAAAAATGGCGCGTTGAACACCAACTCTATCACTTTGTTCATTTCTGGACCTAGGACACTGCCGTATTTCGTAATAGTCGATTTCTACTGTACCCCTTAG